In Bacteroides cellulosilyticus, the genomic stretch AACCGTCTTTCATATCGGCTACGAACAAGTAGCACTCGACCGGCAAGGAGTGACAGACCTCCTCACCAGCCCGCGCGTAAAGCAAGTCATTGAAGATAAAGGCATCAAACTAATTTCCATCAACCAGTTGACAAAAGGACTTCCACGTAGCACTGCCTCTAAAAAACTGGAGAAAGCTATGGAGAAATATCTGGATGCAGTGCAGAAAGCTAACCAGGACCTGCACAGCATCATGATAGTGCAACATGGCGACGTGCTTGCCGAAAAGTGGATAAGTGAAGGGAAAGAAGATGAGCCGCACATTCTGAACTCTGTCAGTAAGACATTTACCGCCTCGGCTGTAGGACTCCTCATTTCAGAGGGAAGGCTAAATCTGACGGATAAAGTTATCTCTTTCTTCCCGGATAAGCTACCCGCAAACGTCAGTGAAAACCTAAAAGCCATGACTATCCGCGACTTACTGACCATGACTTGCGGACATGATACAGCCCCGAGCGTCAATACCCAGGCTACTGAAACTCCCGCCAAGGATTGGGTGGAGCAGTTCCTCGCTCATCCCGTAGAACATAAGCCGGGCACTTTCTTTGCTTATAACAGTCTCGGAACCTATATGCTTTCCGCCATTGTGCAGAAAGTGACCGGAGAAAAGTTAGTGGATTATTTATATCCACGACTGTTCCGTCCACTGGGCATCGTCAATGTAAAGTGGCAGGAAAGCCCGCAAGGAATCAATTGCGGCGGCTGGGGACTATACCTCAAAACCGAAGACCTTGCCAAGATGGGACAACTCTTCCTGCAAAAAGGGAAGTGGAATGGCCGGCAAGTACTGTCAGAAGAATGGGTTGCCGAAGCTTCCGCTTATCGTGCCGATGGGGCCAACGGACAATATATCCTCGTAATTCCTGAAAAAGACGCCGTTATTGCCATTACAGCACATATCGGAGACATGCAGGCTGAACTGAATCTAATCAGAAAATACCTGCTCCCGGCACTGTAAACAGATGCTTCGTCTATTTAATCTTCTGTAAATGACCACAAGAAAAGGGAAATGTACAAAACCTTTTTCACCGCAACCTTGTAGTATATCCATAAACCATTAAAAATATACAGTTATGGATGATTTGATTTACAGAAACAATGCGATTGCCGAAGAGAATATCGACCCGCATGGTCGTCCGGCAAAGGATGAATTTGAAGAATTCAGCGAGGAGGTTTCCGAACATACGGACCTTGGATACAAGGAACAGAAAGTAAAGTCCGCAAAGGACCGTAAGAAACGTCTCAAAGAAATGGACGAAATAGTCAAGGAAGAAATAAAGTAGCTACGAGATACAAGCTACGAGCTACAAGTGGCTGCGCAATTATACCGCATGGCACTTGTAGCTCGTAGCTGGTAGCTTATTTGTATCCCGCAACTTTTGCTATACGCTTCGGGATTTCCGTATTATCATACTTACCGGCAAATTCCTTAGAACCTGCACCTACTGCATATACCGGCACATACTCTGCTGTGTGGCTGCCACTTGTCCAGCCTATCATGGCAATCTGGCTCATCACTTTTCTTGCGGTAGCAGCCAGCGGTTCAGTTTTCGAATAAAGAGTTTCTTCGAACACAACCTTATTCTTTACGAAGGATTGCTCAAATTCATCACGCAACATCTTCTCCTGTTCCCAAGTCAAAGGCAATTCTTTCCAGAAACCCATCTTTTCTACCAACAGAGCCTTGGCATCTTCCCAAGTTACATCATGACCTTTGGCTTTGCGCAAATCCGTGATAGCAGTAGAAAGTAAATCCTGAGACTGTTTCTGGTTCTTCAGAGCCTTCAAATGTAATTCATACTTGCCTGTACCTAGTCCCAAGCCTCCGGTTTCATGGTCGGCAGTTACTACAATCAGAGTTTCTTTCGGATGTTTTTTATAAAACTCATAAGCCACTTTAATGGCATTGTCCATATCAATCACTTCCTCGAAAACTGTGGCAGGGTCGTTGCTATGGCAAGCCCAGTCGATCTTTCCACCTTCCACCATCAGGAAGAAGCCCTTGTTCTTGCCTTTGGTCAGGAAAGAAACAGCGCTTTCTGTGATTTCAGCGAGGGTCATATCGCCGTCTTTACGGTCAATGGAATAAGGCAGACAAGAAGGATTAGCACCGTCTTTCTGAATAAGAATCATCTTATCAGCCTGGGTGGACTTAACCTTAAAGTCATCAATACCTTTCGCAATAGTATAACCGGCTTCCTCGATGATCGGGAAAATGCTCGG encodes the following:
- a CDS encoding ChbG/HpnK family deacetylase → MDLLRLKHLFAGCLLTASTLPAWGQSAPTLAIRIDDLGAFHSVNEACIQTYQSGIARSVEVMPVAAWYPEAVRLLKENPGLDAGLHLVITSEWENVKWRPLTHCPSLTDENGYFYPMMGANPAYPGQSVMENKWDIKEVEQEFRAQIEMALKNIPQLSHMTGHMLSTGFTKEVNELVLRLAEEYNLPSIDRMDSPEDYRFTYIGYDGPSRTSAEKEESFIRSLNKLEAGKRYLFLDHPALDNEEMRTVFHIGYEQVALDRQGVTDLLTSPRVKQVIEDKGIKLISINQLTKGLPRSTASKKLEKAMEKYLDAVQKANQDLHSIMIVQHGDVLAEKWISEGKEDEPHILNSVSKTFTASAVGLLISEGRLNLTDKVISFFPDKLPANVSENLKAMTIRDLLTMTCGHDTAPSVNTQATETPAKDWVEQFLAHPVEHKPGTFFAYNSLGTYMLSAIVQKVTGEKLVDYLYPRLFRPLGIVNVKWQESPQGINCGGWGLYLKTEDLAKMGQLFLQKGKWNGRQVLSEEWVAEASAYRADGANGQYILVIPEKDAVIAITAHIGDMQAELNLIRKYLLPAL
- a CDS encoding alkaline phosphatase, producing the protein MKRFMYVLLFVLLTGTTYAQQAKYVFYFIGDGMGVNQVNGTEMYLAEQEGRIGVTPLLFTQFPAVGVATTFSATNSVTDSSAAGTALATGVKTYNGAIGMDDQKNVIQTVAEKAKKAGKKVGVTTSVSVDHATPAAFYAHQPNRNMYYEIALDLPKANFDFYAGGGFLKPTTTADKKEAPSIFPIIEEAGYTIAKGIDDFKVKSTQADKMILIQKDGANPSCLPYSIDRKDGDMTLAEITESAVSFLTKGKNKGFFLMVEGGKIDWACHSNDPATVFEEVIDMDNAIKVAYEFYKKHPKETLIVVTADHETGGLGLGTGKYELHLKALKNQKQSQDLLSTAITDLRKAKGHDVTWEDAKALLVEKMGFWKELPLTWEQEKMLRDEFEQSFVKNKVVFEETLYSKTEPLAATARKVMSQIAMIGWTSGSHTAEYVPVYAVGAGSKEFAGKYDNTEIPKRIAKVAGYK